A stretch of Candidatus Symbiobacter mobilis CR DNA encodes these proteins:
- a CDS encoding FAD-dependent oxidoreductase — MNQPSRTAVILCTCSGIITERIDWDRVQQLLACHPTRPLFRIDDLACAADHLEATAQWLREEQPDRLVVAACSPREHESTFRKLMADAGLNPYFMQLVNVREQIAWVTADPVQATAKAARMLSAALYRVQRHVPLQERSFPVRSDVAVIGAGPAGIQAALTLARAGRKVTLIEKEPFIGGLPVRFEELFPNLDCGPCLLEPVMGEVLHGPESESIQVLTLSEVTAVKGGFGNWNLTVRQSPRYIDPELCIGCMECVAVCPARRPNVWNGLSDMAAVGAPFAGALPNLPHIDPAACLRLNDSGGQDCDACVGQCPVEGALRFDDAPTTHSIDVGAIILATGCVEEDSLPGVFAGLADIHTAYAFERLLAMNGPTEGELRTARGGPPKSLAIVHCAGSLDEDGVPYCSGTCCRDALKFAHLAAHKVEGLSVTRLVREQMAPGVDAAHLFHHDQSRVVRYGGMDRLHVAGKGADRVIVCTDTNERVAAEMIVLMRPLVPGQGTASVCEVLELDRDGAGFIATAHSLAGSCSTALKGVYLAGSCRGPGDIREAFATGTAAAGLVLSDLVAQRDIVVDPQVAVVDVDRCSGCVTCLPLCPYKAISWNDADRVAHIEDTLCQGCGTCVAACPAGAIEGRGFSRDMLRAELEGILS, encoded by the coding sequence ATGAACCAGCCATCCAGAACCGCCGTGATCCTGTGTACGTGCAGCGGGATCATCACGGAGCGCATCGACTGGGATCGGGTGCAGCAATTGCTGGCCTGCCACCCGACGCGCCCGCTCTTTCGCATCGACGACCTGGCCTGCGCGGCAGACCACCTCGAAGCCACTGCGCAATGGCTGCGCGAAGAACAGCCCGACCGCCTCGTCGTCGCGGCGTGCTCGCCCCGAGAGCATGAGTCCACGTTCCGCAAACTCATGGCCGATGCAGGGTTGAACCCCTATTTCATGCAGCTTGTCAACGTGCGCGAGCAGATTGCTTGGGTCACGGCAGACCCCGTGCAGGCCACGGCCAAGGCTGCGCGGATGCTTTCTGCGGCGCTGTACCGCGTGCAGCGCCATGTCCCCTTGCAGGAGCGCAGCTTTCCCGTGCGCAGCGACGTGGCCGTGATCGGCGCCGGGCCTGCCGGTATCCAGGCTGCCCTGACGCTGGCCCGCGCAGGGCGCAAAGTCACGCTGATCGAAAAAGAACCCTTCATCGGCGGGCTGCCCGTGCGGTTCGAGGAGCTGTTCCCCAACCTCGATTGCGGGCCTTGCCTGCTTGAACCTGTCATGGGCGAGGTGCTCCATGGCCCGGAAAGCGAATCGATCCAGGTGCTTACGCTCTCCGAAGTCACCGCAGTCAAAGGCGGCTTCGGCAACTGGAACCTGACCGTGCGCCAGTCGCCCCGCTACATCGACCCGGAACTCTGTATTGGGTGCATGGAGTGCGTCGCAGTCTGCCCTGCACGGCGGCCCAATGTCTGGAATGGCTTGTCGGATATGGCCGCAGTGGGTGCTCCCTTCGCGGGGGCGCTACCCAACCTGCCGCACATCGACCCCGCAGCCTGCTTGCGTCTGAACGACAGTGGTGGACAAGACTGCGATGCCTGCGTGGGGCAATGCCCGGTCGAAGGCGCGCTGCGCTTCGACGATGCCCCGACGACGCACAGCATCGACGTTGGCGCGATCATCCTGGCAACGGGATGCGTCGAAGAAGACTCCCTGCCTGGGGTGTTTGCGGGCTTGGCCGACATCCACACCGCCTATGCCTTCGAACGCCTGCTGGCGATGAATGGCCCCACCGAAGGCGAGTTGCGCACCGCTAGGGGAGGGCCGCCCAAGTCGCTGGCGATCGTCCATTGCGCCGGTTCGCTCGATGAAGACGGCGTGCCCTACTGCTCCGGCACTTGTTGCCGCGATGCGCTCAAGTTCGCGCACCTGGCTGCGCACAAGGTCGAGGGGCTGTCCGTCACCCGCTTGGTGCGCGAGCAGATGGCGCCTGGCGTGGATGCCGCCCACCTCTTCCACCACGACCAGAGCCGCGTGGTGCGCTACGGAGGGATGGATCGGCTGCATGTTGCGGGCAAAGGGGCGGATCGTGTGATCGTCTGTACTGACACGAACGAGCGTGTCGCCGCAGAGATGATCGTCCTGATGCGCCCACTCGTTCCCGGCCAGGGGACGGCCTCGGTCTGCGAGGTACTCGAACTCGACCGCGACGGGGCAGGGTTCATCGCCACAGCGCACTCCTTGGCGGGGTCGTGCTCCACGGCGCTCAAGGGAGTCTATTTGGCGGGGTCGTGCCGGGGGCCGGGGGACATCCGCGAAGCCTTTGCGACGGGCACCGCCGCTGCCGGTCTGGTGCTCTCCGATTTGGTGGCCCAGCGCGACATCGTCGTCGACCCGCAAGTGGCCGTGGTCGATGTTGATCGCTGCTCCGGTTGCGTAACCTGCCTGCCGTTGTGCCCTTACAAAGCCATTTCGTGGAACGACGCTGACCGGGTCGCACACATCGAAGACACCCTCTGCCAGGGATGCGGCACTTGCGTGGCAGCGTGTCCCGCCGGGGCCATCGAGGGACGCGGTTTTTCTCGCGACATGCTGCGCGCCGAACTCGAAGGAATCTTGTCATGA
- a CDS encoding hydrogenase iron-sulfur subunit, which translates to MNQTTTLSAVTASEAPQPLRVVAFLCNWCSYAGADKAGANQLPVPPDISVVRVMCSGRVEPTVVLEAFQKGADGVMVLACHPGDCHYKEGNLRAYPRMELLRRLVEQLGIAPERLVLDYVSAAEADKFSRITTEFVQRLRALGLGNKV; encoded by the coding sequence ATGAACCAGACCACTACCCTTTCTGCCGTTACCGCCAGCGAAGCACCGCAGCCGCTGCGCGTCGTTGCCTTCCTCTGCAACTGGTGCTCCTACGCCGGTGCGGACAAGGCTGGCGCCAACCAGCTTCCCGTTCCCCCCGACATCTCGGTGGTTCGGGTGATGTGCTCGGGGCGCGTCGAACCCACCGTCGTGCTCGAAGCCTTCCAAAAAGGAGCGGATGGCGTGATGGTGCTGGCCTGCCACCCCGGAGACTGCCATTACAAAGAGGGCAATCTGCGTGCCTATCCACGTATGGAATTGCTGCGCAGACTCGTGGAACAACTGGGCATTGCCCCGGAACGCCTGGTGCTAGACTATGTTTCGGCTGCCGAGGCGGACAAGTTTTCTCGAATCACCACTGAATTCGTCCAGCGTTTGCGAGCGCTGGGCCTTGGCAATAAGGTTTGA
- a CDS encoding sulfurtransferase TusA family protein translates to MATQILDCIGLKCPQPSLKVTILAAKMKPGDVLEVVADCATFEKDIREWCGRAKKTLLWVREEGAKTKRIQIKF, encoded by the coding sequence ATGGCGACACAAATTCTTGACTGCATTGGCCTCAAGTGCCCGCAGCCTTCCCTCAAAGTAACAATTCTGGCGGCCAAGATGAAGCCAGGCGACGTGCTTGAAGTCGTCGCCGACTGTGCAACATTCGAGAAAGATATTCGCGAATGGTGTGGGCGTGCAAAAAAGACATTGTTGTGGGTACGGGAAGAAGGCGCTAAAACCAAAAGGATTCAAATTAAGTTTTAG
- the gph gene encoding phosphoglycolate phosphatase (PGP is an essential enzyme in the glycolate salvage pathway in higher organisms (photorespiration in plants). Phosphoglycolate results from the oxidase activity of RubisCO in the Calvin cycle when concentrations of carbon dioxide are low relative to oxygen. This enzyme is a member of the Haloacid Dehalogenase (HAD) superfamily of aspartate-nucleophile hydrolase enzymes (PF00702).), with product MSVLRPFDLVMFDLDGTLVDSAPEIADAVCDTLHRLALPTVTLEQVIGWVGRGTRELLVEVLAYLTHFPPERVRTSALLAVVVTEFRWYYRNRCGTHCVLFPHVRETLDALRQQGTRLALVTNKDAHFTHVVLERLGLMPSFDLVISGDTLPQRKPDPSGVQLCLDRFGVQRERALFVGDSAVDVATARNAGVPIWAVPYGYNAGRPVVEDKPDRLIFNCSALLDL from the coding sequence ATGTCTGTGTTGCGTCCGTTCGATCTGGTGATGTTCGATCTCGACGGCACGCTCGTGGACAGCGCACCAGAAATCGCTGACGCCGTTTGCGACACCCTGCATCGTCTGGCGTTGCCCACCGTGACCCTGGAACAAGTCATCGGCTGGGTGGGCCGGGGAACGCGGGAGTTGCTCGTTGAGGTGCTTGCGTACCTGACCCACTTCCCCCCAGAACGGGTACGCACGAGCGCCTTGCTCGCCGTCGTCGTGACGGAATTCCGCTGGTATTACCGCAACCGTTGTGGTACGCATTGCGTCCTATTTCCCCACGTCCGCGAAACCCTGGACGCATTGCGGCAGCAGGGTACGCGATTGGCTCTCGTCACCAACAAAGACGCGCATTTCACCCACGTCGTGCTCGAACGCCTGGGGCTGATGCCGTCTTTCGACCTCGTTATCAGCGGCGATACCCTGCCCCAGCGCAAGCCTGACCCCAGCGGGGTACAACTGTGCCTCGATCGCTTCGGGGTGCAGCGGGAGCGTGCGCTTTTCGTCGGCGATTCTGCTGTCGACGTGGCAACGGCGCGCAATGCCGGCGTGCCGATCTGGGCAGTACCCTATGGCTACAATGCCGGGCGCCCTGTGGTAGAAGACAAGCCGGATCGCTTGATTTTCAACTGTTCCGCGCTGTTGGATCTGTAG
- the gap gene encoding type I glyceraldehyde-3-phosphate dehydrogenase encodes MSIKLGINGFGRIGRMVFRAALRNFDDVEIVGINDLLEPAYLAYMLQYDSVHGRFHGEVGVDGNTLVVNGKRIRLTQERDPANLKWTEVGADVVIESTGLFLDKVTAQKHIDAGARKVVLSAPSKDDTPMFVYGVNHASYAGEAILSNASCTTNCLAPVAKVLNDKWGIKRGLMTTVHAATATQKTVDGPSNKDWRGGRGILENIIPSSTGAAKAVGKVIPALNKKLTGMAFRVPTSDVSVVDLTVELNSPAAYADICAEMKAQSQGALKGVLGYTEDKVVSTDFRGETCTSVFDAEAGIALDDTFVKVVAWYDNEWGYSNKCLDMVRVAALYKGA; translated from the coding sequence ATGAGTATCAAACTGGGTATCAATGGCTTTGGCCGCATCGGCCGCATGGTGTTCCGCGCAGCGCTGCGCAATTTCGACGACGTGGAAATCGTCGGCATCAATGATCTGCTTGAGCCAGCGTACCTGGCCTACATGCTGCAATATGACAGCGTGCATGGCCGTTTTCATGGTGAAGTCGGTGTGGACGGCAATACGCTCGTCGTTAACGGCAAACGCATCCGCCTGACGCAAGAGCGCGATCCCGCGAATCTCAAGTGGACGGAAGTCGGCGCAGACGTCGTCATCGAATCCACAGGCCTGTTCCTCGACAAAGTCACCGCGCAGAAGCACATCGACGCCGGAGCGCGCAAGGTCGTGCTTTCCGCACCCAGCAAGGACGATACCCCGATGTTTGTCTATGGCGTCAACCACGCCAGCTACGCCGGGGAAGCCATCCTGAGCAACGCCTCGTGTACGACCAACTGCCTTGCCCCCGTCGCCAAAGTGCTGAACGACAAATGGGGCATCAAGCGCGGGTTGATGACGACCGTACACGCCGCCACGGCTACCCAAAAGACCGTCGATGGCCCCAGCAACAAGGATTGGCGCGGTGGGCGCGGCATCCTGGAAAACATCATCCCCAGCTCGACCGGGGCTGCCAAGGCGGTGGGCAAGGTCATCCCCGCGCTCAATAAGAAGCTGACCGGCATGGCCTTCCGCGTTCCGACGAGCGATGTTTCCGTCGTCGATTTGACCGTCGAACTCAACAGCCCGGCAGCCTACGCTGACATTTGCGCAGAAATGAAGGCGCAAAGTCAGGGTGCCCTCAAAGGCGTGTTGGGGTACACCGAAGACAAGGTCGTCTCGACCGACTTCCGTGGTGAAACCTGTACCAGCGTGTTCGATGCCGAAGCGGGCATTGCCTTGGACGATACCTTCGTCAAGGTCGTCGCTTGGTACGACAACGAATGGGGCTACTCCAACAAGTGCCTCGACATGGTGCGCGTCGCCGCCCTGTACAAAGGGGCCTGA
- a CDS encoding phosphoglycerate kinase, producing MNVLRFADLIAQGAVAGKRVFIRADLNVPQDDVGNVTEDTRIRASIPCIKMALDAGAAVMVTSHLGRPTEGTLNPEDSLAPIAKRMAELLGRDVPLRANWVDGVDVQPGQVVLLENCRVNVGEKKNKEELSRKLAALCDIFVHDAFGTAHRAEATTYGIAQFAPIACAGPLLAAEIDAIQKALANPKRPLVAIVGGSKVSTKLSILQALARNVDQLIVGGGIANTFMLAAGLKIGKSLAEPTLLAEATAVIEAMKARGAEVPIPVDVVTAKQFAADAAGTVKAATDVADDDMILDIGPQTAQMLAQKLKAAGTIVWNGPVGVFEFAAFENGTRTIAQAIAESSAFSIAGGGDTLAAIAKYGIDKDMGYISTGGGAFLEVLEGKTLPAFEILQKRAQG from the coding sequence ATGAATGTGCTGCGTTTTGCCGACCTGATCGCCCAAGGTGCCGTTGCGGGCAAGCGGGTGTTCATCCGCGCCGACCTCAACGTCCCGCAGGACGACGTAGGGAACGTCACCGAAGACACCCGCATCCGTGCGAGTATTCCGTGCATCAAGATGGCCCTGGATGCCGGAGCCGCCGTGATGGTGACCAGCCATCTGGGCCGTCCCACCGAAGGGACGCTCAACCCGGAGGACTCCCTTGCTCCCATAGCCAAGCGCATGGCGGAGTTGCTGGGCCGGGATGTGCCGTTGCGCGCCAACTGGGTCGACGGGGTTGATGTGCAGCCAGGGCAAGTCGTCCTGCTCGAAAACTGCCGTGTCAACGTCGGGGAGAAGAAGAACAAGGAAGAGCTATCTCGCAAGCTCGCTGCCTTGTGCGACATCTTCGTGCATGATGCCTTTGGCACTGCGCACCGCGCCGAAGCCACCACCTACGGCATCGCGCAGTTCGCGCCGATCGCCTGCGCTGGCCCGTTGCTCGCCGCAGAAATCGACGCCATCCAGAAAGCGCTGGCGAACCCGAAGCGGCCTTTGGTGGCGATCGTCGGTGGTTCCAAGGTATCGACCAAGCTCAGCATCCTGCAAGCGCTGGCCCGCAATGTCGATCAGCTCATCGTCGGTGGCGGCATCGCCAACACCTTCATGTTGGCGGCAGGGTTGAAGATCGGCAAGAGCCTTGCCGAGCCAACGCTGCTGGCGGAAGCCACCGCCGTGATCGAAGCGATGAAGGCACGTGGCGCGGAAGTGCCGATCCCCGTCGATGTGGTCACTGCCAAGCAGTTTGCCGCAGACGCTGCGGGGACGGTCAAGGCTGCTACCGACGTTGCCGACGACGACATGATCCTCGACATTGGCCCGCAGACGGCGCAAATGCTTGCCCAAAAGCTCAAGGCAGCCGGAACCATCGTCTGGAACGGCCCCGTCGGCGTATTCGAATTCGCGGCTTTCGAAAATGGTACGCGCACCATCGCGCAGGCCATCGCGGAATCGTCTGCCTTCAGCATTGCCGGGGGTGGGGATACGCTCGCTGCCATTGCCAAGTACGGCATCGACAAAGACATGGGCTATATCTCGACCGGCGGCGGCGCTTTCCTCGAAGTGCTGGAGGGCAAAACCCTGCCCGCTTTCGAGATCCTGCAAAAGCGCGCGCAAGGCTGA
- a CDS encoding transporter substrate-binding domain-containing protein — translation MSPIVFAVFSLLALPFHSPPPAMLTRYLWLLALFLIGAMPAYAVDADTKAFVAKHPVVKIGVMADNEPYSMVRNGGVEGFSIDVLEELAQRTGLRFDYKVGSWPEVYAAFQRGDIDAIDEMSWSQERTAFTLFTEPYHHRRSVIMHDGNRPLPTIDRLEDLQPFRVGLVKDIFYKNSFTRRGIAVTEYDGLPNLIRALAFGWVDAIVGPEVTLAYLARNAGINHLVVASRVAMDGFELEDFRIGVRKELPQLHRILAAGLASIPRERLVKLLEVWQDFGGKTVATPTGFRLTAQQSNYLRRIGPVRVGIMRDYAPFSFVDGGKPQGLSVDVLARIQDLTGLSVVPVVDRWSVLLEMLQRGDIDVLANISRTPERQSLARFTDAYHVIPNVVFTRDPNFRINDLDDLSGLRIALSAGIFYEATLRQRFGDSIKAFASQEALFHALAAGDVDVVLASLHNGNHWVRTLHLNGIRIAGELQLPGYPGEDLRFGVRPALDPLADIMNKALAALSPTERRSIENRWLGATTFAQAPTSIQFSDTEKAWLAKRGKLVLCLDPDWMPLEGLDTYGRHVGIAADYLAAMTRSLAIPLEPLRTRTWQESTEAAQSRRCDMYSMAMQTPLRRMYMNFTTPYYTTPNVLIARIEAPFVEGLDEFADKRVGIVRGYAFAELLRARHPRLNLIEVTNEREGLHLLQRRELDGYIGSLTTINYSLRELGYADIKVIGRVPGDWALSLGTRNDEPELLSIAQKMVDSLTDADRRAIDQRWHSVRLEQKLDLTLVWQWGGAAALLLVMLFVWNRKLGSLNRQLEQANRQLAQLTLTDSLTDIGNRKFFDQEYARDFRLCQRQGLGLAVAMIDIDHFKQVNDQYGHAAGDECLRALARCLQEHLRRETDRCARMGGEEFVAFMPMDERADLLDRFEALRLAVEALVVESEETAIRFTISIGLAMGSPTHFDTSAEWLKRADDALYAAKKAGRNRVEVFASTASAEEQAK, via the coding sequence GTGAGTCCTATAGTTTTTGCCGTCTTTTCGTTGTTGGCGCTCCCCTTCCATTCACCACCCCCTGCCATGCTCACCCGGTACCTCTGGCTACTTGCCCTGTTCCTCATCGGAGCAATGCCTGCCTATGCAGTGGATGCCGATACCAAGGCATTCGTGGCGAAGCACCCCGTTGTCAAGATCGGCGTGATGGCTGACAACGAGCCGTATTCGATGGTTCGCAATGGAGGGGTCGAAGGGTTTTCCATCGACGTGCTCGAAGAGCTGGCCCAGCGCACCGGCCTGCGCTTCGACTACAAGGTCGGCAGTTGGCCGGAAGTCTATGCAGCGTTTCAGCGTGGCGATATCGACGCTATCGATGAAATGTCCTGGAGCCAGGAACGCACGGCATTCACCTTGTTTACCGAGCCTTACCACCACCGCCGCTCGGTGATCATGCACGACGGCAACCGTCCGCTTCCCACCATCGACAGGCTCGAAGACCTCCAACCGTTTCGCGTGGGCTTGGTCAAAGACATTTTTTACAAAAATTCTTTCACGCGCAGAGGAATCGCCGTCACGGAATACGACGGCCTACCCAACCTGATCCGGGCCTTGGCGTTTGGGTGGGTTGACGCGATCGTGGGGCCGGAAGTCACCCTCGCCTACCTGGCCCGCAATGCCGGGATCAACCACTTGGTGGTGGCCAGTCGCGTGGCGATGGACGGCTTCGAACTGGAAGATTTCCGTATCGGCGTTCGCAAGGAATTGCCCCAACTCCACCGCATCCTTGCCGCCGGACTTGCATCGATTCCCCGCGAACGCTTGGTCAAGCTGCTTGAGGTATGGCAAGACTTTGGGGGCAAAACCGTCGCAACCCCCACCGGGTTCCGGCTGACTGCGCAGCAATCCAACTATCTGCGCCGGATCGGCCCGGTACGGGTGGGCATCATGCGCGACTACGCGCCCTTCAGCTTCGTCGATGGCGGAAAGCCCCAAGGCTTGTCGGTCGACGTCCTCGCACGCATCCAGGATTTGACGGGGCTGAGCGTCGTGCCCGTGGTGGATCGTTGGTCGGTGCTGCTGGAGATGCTCCAGCGCGGCGATATCGACGTGCTGGCCAATATCTCGCGCACCCCGGAACGGCAGTCGCTGGCCCGGTTCACCGATGCCTACCATGTCATTCCCAATGTCGTGTTCACGCGCGACCCCAACTTTCGTATCAATGATCTCGACGATTTATCCGGGTTGCGCATTGCCCTGAGCGCAGGTATTTTTTACGAAGCCACGCTACGGCAGCGTTTTGGAGATTCGATCAAGGCCTTTGCCTCCCAGGAAGCCTTGTTTCATGCGCTAGCTGCCGGGGATGTCGATGTCGTTCTGGCATCTTTGCACAACGGCAACCATTGGGTGCGTACGCTGCACCTCAACGGCATACGCATTGCGGGCGAATTGCAGCTCCCCGGGTATCCCGGCGAGGATTTGCGTTTCGGCGTGCGCCCTGCGCTTGATCCGTTGGCGGACATCATGAACAAGGCGCTTGCGGCCCTCAGCCCCACCGAACGCCGCAGCATCGAAAACCGCTGGCTCGGCGCAACGACGTTCGCCCAAGCGCCAACCAGCATCCAGTTCAGCGATACCGAAAAAGCCTGGTTGGCCAAACGGGGCAAGTTGGTGCTGTGCCTGGATCCGGACTGGATGCCCCTCGAAGGACTGGATACGTATGGACGGCATGTCGGCATTGCAGCCGACTATCTGGCTGCGATGACGCGATCTTTGGCGATACCGCTCGAACCCCTGCGTACCCGCACCTGGCAGGAATCGACGGAGGCCGCGCAGTCCCGGCGCTGCGATATGTATTCCATGGCCATGCAAACGCCGCTGCGGCGCATGTACATGAACTTCACGACACCGTACTACACGACGCCGAATGTGTTGATCGCACGCATCGAGGCGCCTTTTGTCGAGGGGCTGGACGAATTTGCCGACAAGCGCGTCGGCATCGTGCGGGGCTATGCCTTTGCCGAACTATTGCGCGCCCGGCATCCCCGGCTGAACCTCATCGAAGTGACCAATGAGCGCGAAGGATTGCATCTGCTCCAACGTCGCGAGCTGGACGGGTACATCGGTTCGCTCACGACGATCAACTATTCCTTGCGAGAGCTGGGCTATGCGGACATCAAGGTGATCGGTCGCGTTCCGGGTGATTGGGCGTTGTCCCTGGGGACGCGGAACGACGAGCCGGAGCTGCTCTCCATCGCGCAAAAAATGGTCGACAGCTTGACCGATGCGGACAGGCGGGCGATCGACCAACGCTGGCACAGCGTGCGGCTCGAACAAAAACTCGACCTGACCCTGGTTTGGCAATGGGGCGGAGCCGCAGCGCTGTTGCTGGTCATGCTGTTTGTCTGGAATCGCAAATTGGGCAGCCTCAACCGCCAGTTGGAACAAGCCAACCGCCAACTTGCCCAACTGACCCTGACGGACTCGCTGACCGACATCGGGAACCGCAAGTTTTTCGACCAGGAATATGCGCGGGATTTCCGCTTGTGCCAACGCCAAGGCTTGGGTTTGGCCGTGGCCATGATCGACATCGACCACTTCAAGCAAGTCAACGACCAGTACGGCCATGCCGCTGGTGACGAATGCCTGCGAGCCTTGGCGCGTTGCCTGCAAGAGCATCTGCGCCGCGAGACGGATCGCTGCGCACGCATGGGCGGGGAAGAATTCGTCGCGTTCATGCCCATGGATGAACGCGCAGACCTGTTGGATCGGTTCGAAGCCTTGCGGCTGGCTGTGGAAGCACTGGTTGTCGAATCCGAGGAGACCGCAATTCGTTTCACGATCAGCATCGGGCTGGCCATGGGGTCGCCAACGCATTTCGATACGTCAGCAGAATGGCTCAAACGTGCGGACGATGCGCTCTATGCGGCCAAAAAAGCGGGCCGGAATCGGGTGGAGGTATTTGCATCGACGGCATCTGCCGAAGAACAAGCCAAGTAG